The following coding sequences are from one Chelonoidis abingdonii isolate Lonesome George chromosome 4, CheloAbing_2.0, whole genome shotgun sequence window:
- the FGD2 gene encoding FYVE, RhoGEF and PH domain-containing protein 2 codes for MEGERGSRMTVFNLVAVFEDPRAEKPCQSPCKESRQPPTKTKPAALNSTASALLPLTADREAPSKAKGDRAELENQHEGHQHPLRAIQPPQHEEPEENPPQGRRGLTVKCLSSFKSKINSSNWRSQQPVDSQPDSELSPGGSRNQDPEEKKIAMELLETEQAYVNRLHLLDQVFFTELMKEARSGKSIPEDVVKMIFSNISSIYQFHALFFLPELQKRMEDWSSNPRIGDVIQKLAPFLKMYGEYVKNFDKAVELITTWWEKSLPFQELIVDIQKREVCANLTLQHHMLEPVQRIPRYELLLKDYIRKLPPESPDRHDAEKALEMIFSAAKHSNAAIAEMERLQNLWEVYQRLGLEDDIVDPSNELIKEGPIQKISFRNNNTSEKYLFLFNNMLLFCVPKVIQVGAEFQVRWRIDVEGMKVRVLKDVEFPHSFLVSGKQRSLELQARSQEEMNAWIKAFQDAIAKKEKQSESFKTAVHGPDGEDQEFAFKSEELGRRAPQWVRDKLVTMCMRCKEPFNAITRRRHHCRACGYVVCARCSDYRAPLQYDGNRPNRVCLECYVFLTGHLLPEEREGKHKGILEKESAEISGQSLMCSFLQLLDKNGKGGTRGWFVIPQDDPLVLYVYAAPQDVKAHTSIPLLGYQVKEPPQSDPRHLFQLVQSKQTYTFVAETEELKQRWMKIMEQSARGNAYLSGEEEEDDDSFDDLE; via the exons GGCAGAAAAACCCTGCCAGAGTCCCTGCAAGGAATCGAGACAGCCCCCGACCAAGACCAAGCCAGCAGCACTGAACTCCACGGCATCCGCATTGCTCCCACTCACAGCAGACAGGGAAGCTCCGAGCAAGGCCAAAGGGgacagagcagagctggagaaCCAGCATGAGGGGCACCAGCATCCCCTGAGGGCAATCCAGCCGCCTCAGCATGAGGAGCCGGAGGAGAACCCGCCGCAGGGCCGGAGAGGGCTCACCGTCAAGTGTCTCAGTTCCTTCAAGAGCAAAATCAACAGCAGCAACTGGCGGAGTCAGCAGCCAGTGGATTCCCAGCCAGACAGCGAGTTAAGCCCAGGAGGCAGCAGGAACCAG GATCCCGAAGAAAAGAAAATTGCAATGGAGCTGTTGGAAACAGAGCAAGCCTACGTCAATCGACTTCACCTTCTGGACCAG GTGTTTTTTACAGAGCTGATGAAGGAAGCCAGAAGTGGGAAGAGCATCCCGGAGGATGTGGTGAAAATGATCTTCTCCAACATCTCCTCCATTTACCAGTTCCATGCCCTGTTTTTCCTGCCAGAGCTGCAGAAACGCATGGAGGATTG GAGCTCCAATCCCAGGATCGGGGATGTCATCCAGAAGCTAGCCCCATTCCTCAAGATGTACGGCGAGTATGTGAAGAACTTCGACAAGGCGGTTGAGCTGATCACCACCTGGTGGGAGAAGTCCCTCCCCTTCCAGGAGCTCATTGTGGACATTCAG AAGAGGGAAGTCTGTGCTAACTTGACCCTGCAGCACCACATGCTGGAGCCGGTACAGAGGATCCCACGCTATGAACTCCTGCTGAAGGATTACATCCGGAAATTACCTCCAGAGTCACCAGATAGGCATGACGCAGAGA AAGCCCTGGAAATGATTTTCTCTGCAGCCAAACACTCAAATGCAGCCATTGCAGAAATG GAGCGTTTGCAGAACCTCTGGGAGGTGTATCAAAGGCTGGGGCTGGAAGATGATATCGTCGACCCTTCCAATGAGCTCATTAAGGAGGGCCCCATTCAGAAAATCTCCTTCCGCAACAACAACACATCGGAGAAGTATCTCTTCCTG TTCAACAACATGCTGCTGTTCTGCGTGCCAAAGGTCATCCAGGTGGGGGCGGAGTTCCAGGTGCGCTGGCGGATCGACGTGGAGGGCATGAAG GTGCGGGTACTGAAGGATGTGGAATTCCCTCACTCCTTCCTGGTCTCAGGGAAGCAGCGGTCACTGGAACTGCAAGCCAG GTCGCAGGAGGAGATGAACGCCTGGATAAAG GCCTTCCAGGATGCCATTGCCAAGAAAGAGAAGCAGAGCGAGAGCTTCAAGACAGCAGTTCACGGTCCTGATGGGGAGGACCAGGAATTTGCT TTCAAGTCGGAGGAGCTGGGCCGACGGGCCCCGCAGTGGGTGCGGGACAAGCTGGTGACCATGTGCATGCGCTGCAAGGAGCCGTTCAACGCCATCACACGCAGGAGGCACCACTGCCGGGCCTGTGGCTAC GTGGTGTGCGCCCGGTGCTCTGATTACAGAGCTCCGCTGCAGTACGACGGGAACCGCCCCAACCGCGTCTGCCTGGAGTGTTACGTCTTCCTGACGGGGCATCTGCTGCCTGAGGAGCGAGAGGGGAAGCACAAGGGGATCCTGGAG AAAGAATCAGCGGAAATCTCGGGGCAGAGCCTGATGTGCAGtttcctgcagctgctggataAGAACGGGAAAGGGGGGACACGGGGCTGGTTCGTGATCCCACAGGACGACCCCCTGGTGCTGTATGTGTATGCAGCACCCCAG gaTGTCAAGGCTCACACCTCCATCCCCCTGCTGGGCTACCAGGTGAAGGAGCCTCCCCAGAGTGACCCGCGTCACCTCTTCCAGCTGGTCCAGTCCAAGCAGACCTACACATTTGTGGCGGAGACGGAGGAGCTGAAGCAGCGCTGGATGAAGATCATGGAGCAGTCAGCCAGGGGCAATGCTTATctctctggagaggaggaagaggacgatGACTCATTCGATGACCTGGAGTGA